The following DNA comes from Cucurbita pepo subsp. pepo cultivar mu-cu-16 unplaced genomic scaffold, ASM280686v2 Cp4.1_scaffold002104, whole genome shotgun sequence.
AGGCTTAAACACTGATGAGAACTAATATGAACTTTGGTTTGGGTCAGTTTGATTGTGAATTCTGGCTAAATATGAACTTGGGTTCCTGTTTTTAGGACCCATCTTCACTACTTGTTGTGTCCTTTGACAATATGTTAACCATGGTGCCTTCTGTCCTGTTCCAATCTGATGCAGTCTGTTGCACTTACTGCTGTTCCATTCTTTCTCATTGCTATTGCTTGGTTCGTGCTCTTCGGTATATGCTTGTTCATCACCTGTCTATGTCGTTGCTGTTGTCGGAGGGAGCCGTATGGCTATTCTCGAACGGCCTATGCCCTCTCCCTTGCTTTCCTCATATTCTTCACCATCGCAGCAATGTAAACATCCCTCTCCCTCCAAACTGCAGTATAAATCTTCTAATGTGGCTCAGAAGTTAATGTGAAgatatctttgtttttctaCTTTGAATCAGTGTAGGATGCATCGTGTTATATGTCGGTCAAGGGAAGTTTCATAGCCGTTCGTCGAGCACGCTGGACTATATAGTAGATCAGGCAGATGGAACTGCTAAAAACCTCAAGAATTTGTCAGTTTATCTTTCTTCAGCTAAGTCTATCGGAGTCGATTCGATATTTCTGTCTACCGACGTTAAGAAACAAATCGACGACATTGGCACGGAGATAAGTTCTGTTTCTTCCAATCTTACTGATGCAGCAGCTGATAACTCAGGCACCATACAGAGAGGCCTAGATGAAACGTTAGTAGATCCTCTTTTATCAAATTTCAGTGCTTTCTGTGACCCCGAGTAACACGTTTTCGTGTCGTATATTGCAGGCGACTTATCCTCGTTGTTATTGCTGCTGTTATGCTCTTGTTGGCATTTATTGGATTCTGTAAGTGTGTTTACTTTGTAAATGAATTATGAACTGACCATAATTGAATCTTTCTTAAATCGTTTCTGCTACCTGATCCAGTATGTTCCATCTTTGGATTGCAGTGTATCGTATACACGTAAGTATATCTACGGTTTCGTTTTCCTCGTACAAAACGTGTTTTTGATGTCATGTTGTAGACGATTGAACACTTTCTTATTCTCTGCAGCTTGGTAATATTTGGTTGGATTCTCGTTGCTGTCACGTTCATTTTATGTAGcgtgtttcttcttcttcacaagTAAGGGTCTCGTTTCACCGATAAAGCattttataacaaattttgtgagatcccacatcggttggggaagagaacgaaacattctttataaggatgtgaaaagctctccctagcagacgcgttttagaaaccttgaggggaagcgtgaaagggaaaacctaaagaggacaatatctgctaacggtgggcttgggctgttacaaatggtatcagagccagacaccgggcgatgtgccagcgaggaggctaagccctaaagggagtggacacgaggcggtgtgccagcgaggacgctaggcctcgaagggagNGTTGGATTCTCGTTGCTGTCACGTTCATTTTGTGTAGcgtgtttcttcttcttcacaagTAAGGGTCTCGTTTCACCGATAAAGCattttataacaaattttgtgagatcccacatcggttggggaagagaacgaaacattctttataaggatgtgaaaacctctccctagcagacgcgttttaaaaaccttgaggggatgcctgaaaaggaaagcctaaagaggacaacatctgctaacggtgggtttgggctgttacaaatggtatcagagccagacactgggcggtgtgccagcgaggaggctaagccctaaaggggtggacacgagatggtgtgccagcgaggacgctaggcctcgaagggaggtggattgtgagatcccacatcggttgggtaggagaacgaagcattc
Coding sequences within:
- the LOC111786599 gene encoding uncharacterized protein LOC111786599, which gives rise to MGGWNISSQHYWASVALTAVPFFLIAIAWFVLFGICLFITCLCRCCCRREPYGYSRTAYALSLAFLIFFTIAAIVGCIVLYVGQGKFHSRSSSTLDYIVDQADGTAKNLKNLSVYLSSAKSIGVDSIFLSTDVKKQIDDIGTEISSVSSNLTDAAADNSGTIQRGLDETRLILVVIAAVMLLLAFIGFLCSIFGLQCIVYTLVIFGWILVAVTFILCSVFLLLHK